Within Vicia villosa cultivar HV-30 ecotype Madison, WI linkage group LG1, Vvil1.0, whole genome shotgun sequence, the genomic segment GTGACTACTAGGGAGTGCTGACATTGATTAAATAGCCAGTGGGGGATGTGTTATAAAAATCTAATTCATTAAGGAAGCTCACGACAAATAACTGTTACTGGAACATAGCTTAAAGCTCTTTGAAATCTCTTTAGAGTTTGGACGGTTAATGTTGAGTGTTTTTCTGATTTCAGGAAAAACTTTATCAGTGGCTCTATAGACAGCAAGACTGTGGATCAAGAGTTGCAACACTTGATATAAAATTTTACTTTTTTCTATCATATATGATTTGGTAAAGGAATGTAGCATTGTGATCATAATTTCAGAGACCTTTTAACCTTATAGACGATATATACTATCAGATAAGTACGATTTAAATGATATCCCCTGTTAATTTCACTTATGCTTGATTTTAAATTAGTGGTATGCGGTTGGCGAGTTCATAATCTGTTTTGGATTAATTTCACTGTTCTCTGTTTTGCAATTTGTATTTGTTATGCCATTTGAGTATCTTACTAATGGTACAATCATTTGTTATGAAGTGGTATAACAGTTTCGGGTAAGGACGAGGTGGGAGTGGTTGAGGGAAAGAAGGGGGGAACGAAAATCCCTGTTAGTTTAATTTTGGTTTCTGTTGGGGAATTTCATTCATGTTTCTTAGATGATTGACTTAAGTTGTCTCCTGGTATATTTTCTCACATGTGTAGGAGTGAAGGCTAGTTAGCTATATTTTAAATGTTATGTGACATAGATTTGCTAAAATCCAGTTTTCAAAGGTAGGATGGAATTTTGTTTAGAGGCAGCTAGCAAATCTTTCTTAGTAGTTTAGACAGCTAGTCAATCTTTCTTGTTAGTTTAGATTTTGTTTATACTATATGTGAAGGCAACTTTATGCTCTCATGTTCTTTGTGCATGTTTATGCAATACAATTTTGTTAAAAAGTCTTCTCTTATGCTTGTTGTAGGTAGAGACTTTAAAATATGTTATATCCCTCGTCGCATTGGCAAGAACATGGAGAGCCGAAGGCGTTACCGACGACAATAGGTCGtactttttatataaataaacctTAGAATCTTGGATTTTTACTTATTAGGAGGAAAAATTGTTGTTAACTTTGTCACCCTGAATGATAACTTCTTTTCCCTTGTTGGTTGTGTATGGATTGGAAAGTGAGTTTAAGTAATTTGATGTTGATTATGCCCTTAATGCTACTATAAACACGTGCTGGTATACAAGAAGTACATTTTCTTTCGTTCAATCCTACCGATAAGCGGACAAAAATTACTTATACTGATCAAGTGGGTAAAATGCATAGAGTAAGCCAAGGTGCACCAGAACAGGTAACAACTAACAAGTACAGTTTCAAATTACACTCTCAGCTAATACAATTATGGTTACATTCATTATTGTCTTGTAGAATCCTTAAGGTACTTGTTTCAAATTAGTAGAGTAGAATTTCCATCCGTGTTTTTTTACTTCAAATGTCAAAAGTGAAATAAATTGAAAAGTGGAGACAAACTAAAAGAACAACATATATTTCATTTTTGAATAATGACACTTGCATATAGTTCTCATTTTTCAATGTGTTGTTGAATGAATTTATTCACTTGACTCGGTTATTTCTACATTTCAGCATAATACCAAATACTACTACAGAATTAGAAGTGGTGATTCTTGAGAATTTTTGTTTGAAGCACCTCCCGAAGTTGAACCAGATGCCCCTTACAAATTTGGGATCATTGGTACATTGTCTGTTTTCCCACATATGCTCTTCTACTAGAACATAATATTTTGCATCCTTAATTGCAAATTTTGTTTCTACATAAACTATTATCTATCACTATTTCATTTTGCTGTGATTTCTCATAATTTCAGTTGATGAAGGAAGATGAGAAAGACATGAATGCGGTCAAGAATGTTGTTCCTTGGAGATTGAGGATCTTGTTCCTGTTCGGAATGCAAAGAAGCATATTTGGGGGAATGTATTAGACGTGGTTAGTTACTCTGTTAGTTCATTTAGGTTTAGTAACTTGAAATTTAATGATACAAAAAGTTCTAAGTTTTTTGAAGTGGTTAGAATGAAACTTAATCAGAATGATACCAAGAGGGTTTTAGATGAGAGCATACActaaatattattgttatttggttaattattttgtttaattagttgATTGATGAGATAAGTTTCTAAGAGGCTTTCCAAATGCTGGTTTCAACGTGCCATTTGTAATACTAAATGGACAAACTCACATAATCTTCCATcaggtaattaattaattactaattTTTATATAGATCTATTATAGTATTATTAGgtgtattaataataatttattaggtATTAGGTTAGGTGTATGTATTTTTAAATGCAACAGGACccgtatttccaaaaaaaagtatgtattttttcctttttttgcaATATATGTTATAAAGCTTTCTGAAATATGATTGTAAGTGCTTTTCAATTTTATGGCAGTATTAAATATTTGCATATGTAGATGCTCCAAGCTATCAGATATTAAAGAACTTTAATATTATCAGTACAGGCAGGCGTGCTCTACAGAATAATACTGAAGTAAAGGTTTCACAGTTCCCAAATCATTGCGCATGACTGGCACAGCAGCAACAGAAATCACTGAATTTGAAAGCATTTACAAGCTTAAAGTTACAATCGTGCCTACAAACAAACCTATGATAAGAAAGGTATCTTATTGATTGTTATTCATATGCAGCACCTCAATGAATTGATGACTGTTTTGTATTCCTAATATTCCAAAATGGTATGGATGATTGATATTCTTACTATATTTATATGTGCAAGAATAATGCAAATTTTTTTATCATAGTTCTCCAAGAGGTAGTTGTGGTAGATTATTTCCATCAAAAGTAGAGTTTGGAAGCCTTACTTTTTTTTATCTTAGAGTTATTTAGTGCATGTCTTGCCTGATAAAGCAATTTCATAAATTACTTGATGTTTCTCAAGTCCTAATAGTGTTTTTAATTCCTCTCCCAGGATGAATTTGATTTAGTTTTTAGGGCTACTACAGGGAAATGGCGTGCAGTTGTGGCGGAAATCTCTAGAATGAACATAACTAGTCGTGGGACGGATATAATCCTTGGCGGAAATGTTGAGTTTATGGCACGTCTGAAGCTTCGTGAGATACTGATGCCAAGGTATGGTGGAGCTTTAATTGGTATACATTTTCACCCATTTTTATTGTTTCCTCAGGCCTACAATAATAGACTTGCAGGATTTTGGACTTCTATTGGAGTGGTCCAACAATATTCAACTGTGatacatgtaaacaaatatttcaaGTATCTAACTCATTAAGCCCCCCATCAAGTACTTTTGCATCCTCTGACATTATTAGTTTGCGATGATGAACAGTATGCATAggattttaattttgttatagGTTCAATGAAATGCCAGAGTTTTGCTAGTTTCATTGGTGTCACAGTTTGTCAGTTAGTTCTAATAAGCTTGGACAATTGGAGCGCAACAAAAAAAGAGGTTGTGGGAGTTTATAAACAAAACATTTGGAATGCATGCATCTATAAATTTGGCTATGCAAATGTCCTCTATATATGTTATGATATTTGTAAACAATTGGATttgttttaaaatgttatttggtaTTGTTGGATAATATGTATGCAATGAGTAACTTAAAATTATTTGTATTGAATTGAATGTAGCTTTTTGATATTTGCACACCAAAAGTATGATTTTgtgtacaaaaaaaaaacagtgtACTATAATAGTGTTTTCGTAGAG encodes:
- the LOC131605233 gene encoding protein translocase subunit SecA, chloroplastic-like yields the protein MTGTAATEITEFESIYKLKVTIVPTNKPMIRKDEFDLVFRATTGKWRAVVAEISRMNITSRGTDIILGGNVEFMARLKLREILMPRYGGALIGIHFHPFLLFPQAYNNRLAGFWTSIGVVQQYSTVIHVNKYFKYLTH